A portion of the Maylandia zebra isolate NMK-2024a linkage group LG9, Mzebra_GT3a, whole genome shotgun sequence genome contains these proteins:
- the LOC101478679 gene encoding regulator of G-protein signaling 20 isoform X2 codes for MGSEREEMRKTQVQVHQEAAASVLQARTRMGNTPTNASNACCFCWCCCCSCSCLTVRNEDETIQRSTFESRTDKTTNCEESPKPTLEDTRSWAMSFERVMKSAAGRSCFRQFLRTEFSEENMMFWLACEELKKETNKTVVEEKVRQIYEDFISILSPKEVSLDSRVREVINRNMLEPTSHTFDDAQQQIYTLMQRDSYPRFINSSAYADLLKSLEESQSPSEP; via the exons ATGGGCTCAGAGCGGGAGGAGATGCGTAAGACACAGGTGCAGGTTCATCAAGAAGCAGCTGCCAGTGTCCTCCAAGCGCGCACCAGAATGGGAAACACCCCCACCAACGCCTCAAATgcctgctgcttctgctggtgctgctgctgtagctgtTCCTG TTTGACTGTTAGAAACGAAGACGAAACAATACAAAGGTCCACGTTTGAGAGCAGGACGGACAAAACCACTAATTGCGAAGAAAG CCCAAAGCCTACTCTGGAAGACACTCGCTCCTGGGCGATGTCATTTGAAAGGGTGATGAAAAGTGCAGCCGGGCGAAGCTGCTTCAGGCAGTTCCTGAGAACAGAGTTCAGCGAGGAGAACATGATGTTCTGGCTCGCCTGCGAGGAGCTCAAAAAGGAGACGAACAAGACTGTGGTGGAGGAGAAAGTCCGCCAGATCTATGAGGACTTCATCTCCATCCTTTCCCCTAAAGAG GTCAGTCTGGATTCACGCGTCCGAGAAGTGATAAACCGCAATATGCTTGAGCCGACCTCGCACACGTTCGACGATGCTCAGCAGCAGATCTACACGCTGATGCAGAGAGACTCGTACCCCCGCTTTATAAACTCATCTGCGTACGCAGATCTGCTGAAGAGCCTGGAGGAGTCTCAGTCTCCCTCTGAGCCATAG
- the LOC101478679 gene encoding regulator of G-protein signaling 20 isoform X1 yields MLPLNAPMGSEREEMRKTQVQVHQEAAASVLQARTRMGNTPTNASNACCFCWCCCCSCSCLTVRNEDETIQRSTFESRTDKTTNCEESPKPTLEDTRSWAMSFERVMKSAAGRSCFRQFLRTEFSEENMMFWLACEELKKETNKTVVEEKVRQIYEDFISILSPKEVSLDSRVREVINRNMLEPTSHTFDDAQQQIYTLMQRDSYPRFINSSAYADLLKSLEESQSPSEP; encoded by the exons ATGCTTCCGCTTAATGCG CCCATGGGCTCAGAGCGGGAGGAGATGCGTAAGACACAGGTGCAGGTTCATCAAGAAGCAGCTGCCAGTGTCCTCCAAGCGCGCACCAGAATGGGAAACACCCCCACCAACGCCTCAAATgcctgctgcttctgctggtgctgctgctgtagctgtTCCTG TTTGACTGTTAGAAACGAAGACGAAACAATACAAAGGTCCACGTTTGAGAGCAGGACGGACAAAACCACTAATTGCGAAGAAAG CCCAAAGCCTACTCTGGAAGACACTCGCTCCTGGGCGATGTCATTTGAAAGGGTGATGAAAAGTGCAGCCGGGCGAAGCTGCTTCAGGCAGTTCCTGAGAACAGAGTTCAGCGAGGAGAACATGATGTTCTGGCTCGCCTGCGAGGAGCTCAAAAAGGAGACGAACAAGACTGTGGTGGAGGAGAAAGTCCGCCAGATCTATGAGGACTTCATCTCCATCCTTTCCCCTAAAGAG GTCAGTCTGGATTCACGCGTCCGAGAAGTGATAAACCGCAATATGCTTGAGCCGACCTCGCACACGTTCGACGATGCTCAGCAGCAGATCTACACGCTGATGCAGAGAGACTCGTACCCCCGCTTTATAAACTCATCTGCGTACGCAGATCTGCTGAAGAGCCTGGAGGAGTCTCAGTCTCCCTCTGAGCCATAG
- the LOC101478396 gene encoding acyl-protein thioesterase 1, producing MCGNNMSAPLPAIVPAARKATAAVIFLHGLGDTGHGWAEAFAGIRIPHVKYICPHAPIMPVTLNMRMNMPSWFDIYGLSPNANEDEAGIKRASENIKALIDQEVKNGIPSHRIILGGFSQGGALSLYTALTTQQKLAGVVALSCWLPLHKSFPQAAANSANKDMHVLQCHGDADPLVPYAFGIQTAEKMKGLINPANITFKSYRGLPHSACPEEMVDVKRFIEKQLPPISDE from the exons ATGTGCGGCAATAACATGTCAGCGCCCTTACCTGCCATTGTGCCTGCTGCCCGTAAAGCCACTGCAGCG GTTATATTTCTGCATGGCCTTGGCGACACTGG ACATGGCTGGGCAGAAGCTTTCGCAGGCATCAGGATACCACATGTGAAATACATTTGTCCACATGC TCCCATCATGCCTGTTACTTTGAACATGAGGATGAACATGCCTTCTTG GTTTGATATCTATGGGCTGAGCCCGAATGCAAATGAAGACGAGGCTGGAATTAAGAGAGCGTCAGAGAACA TTAAAGCTTTGATAGACCAAGAAGTGAAGAATGGGATACCTTCACACAGGATTATCCTGGGCGGATTTTCGCAG ggtGGAGCGTTGTCTCTTTACACGGCTCTGACGACTCAACAGAAACTTGCCGGTGTGGTCGCTCTCAGCTGCTGGCTTCCTCTCCACAAATCCTTCCCTCAG GCGGCTGCCAACAGTGCTAACAAGGACATGCATGTCCTGCAGTGCCACGGGGATGCCGATCCCCTGGTTCCCTACGCATTCGGCATCCAGACAGCAGAGAAGATGAAAGGTCTCATCAATCCTGCCAACATTACCTTCAAGTCATACCGTGGTCTACCTCACAGCGCGTGTCCAGAG GAAATGGTGGATGTCAAGCGATTCATAGAAAAGCAGCTTCCTCCTATCAGCGACGAATGA